From Afipia carboxidovorans OM5, one genomic window encodes:
- a CDS encoding YidB family protein: MGLFDVLNGMQNGPRGPKDATASGGMSPITMAILALLAYKAVKHLSGSTGTATAPTGGSSTLPGSTTAPTGGLPTGGLSGGLGGLLQGNLGGLLGGLLAGGAAGSVLSGGLNDLLKQFQEAGHGDAANSWVSPGSNKPITSDDLASALGADQINTLTSQTGLSRNELLDGLAQQLPEFIHQLTPDGRLPNEQEASRWL, translated from the coding sequence ATGGGTTTGTTTGATGTTCTCAACGGGATGCAGAACGGGCCGCGCGGCCCGAAAGACGCCACCGCATCCGGCGGCATGTCTCCCATCACCATGGCGATCCTCGCGCTGCTCGCCTACAAGGCCGTCAAGCATCTCTCCGGCTCGACAGGAACGGCGACTGCGCCCACGGGCGGCAGCTCCACGCTGCCCGGAAGCACCACTGCACCGACCGGCGGTCTGCCGACAGGCGGCTTGAGCGGTGGCCTCGGTGGCCTGTTGCAGGGCAATCTCGGCGGCTTGCTGGGCGGCCTTCTCGCAGGCGGCGCAGCCGGCAGCGTGCTGAGCGGCGGTCTCAACGATCTCCTCAAGCAATTTCAGGAGGCGGGCCACGGCGATGCCGCAAACTCCTGGGTGAGCCCCGGCTCCAACAAGCCGATCACCTCCGATGATCTCGCAAGCGCGCTCGGCGCCGATCAGATCAACACCCTGACCTCGCAGACCGGACTGTCACGCAACGAACTGCTCGACGGGCTCGCGCAGCAACTGCCGGAATTCATCCACCAGCTCACGCCGGATGGGCGGCTGCCGAACGAGCAGGAAGCCTCGCGCTGGCTCTAA
- a CDS encoding DUF6496 domain-containing protein: MARKYSKSAGRKVERAMKKRKAGTLKSGRSGKKVKSRKQAIAIGLSEARREGKKVPKKKTSRTSAAKKKTARKKTAKKTTSSRKTTKKTTRKTSKTTRTRKTGARKAKRKTRRTKSRS, encoded by the coding sequence CGAGAAAGTATTCCAAGAGCGCCGGCCGCAAGGTTGAGCGCGCGATGAAGAAGCGCAAGGCCGGCACGCTCAAGAGCGGACGCAGCGGCAAGAAAGTGAAGAGCCGCAAACAGGCCATCGCGATCGGACTCTCCGAGGCGCGCCGCGAGGGCAAGAAGGTCCCGAAGAAAAAGACGAGCCGCACCAGCGCCGCCAAGAAGAAGACAGCGCGGAAAAAGACCGCGAAGAAGACCACGAGTTCACGGAAAACCACAAAGAAAACAACCAGAAAGACCTCCAAGACGACACGGACGAGAAAGACCGGCGCGCGCAAGGCAAAACGCAAGACGCGCCGCACCAAATCTCGCTCCTGA